One window of Colias croceus chromosome 6, ilColCroc2.1 genomic DNA carries:
- the LOC123692522 gene encoding uncharacterized protein LOC123692522 yields MSERLEAGQQLVKKTMDQVIQEKKSTGAVSIQARQEFRESYQESYEEEFEEETFIDQHGNATTKRVESSSESKEHSKSADVRVKASGLNAEQMKALTDCANEAGQLALDSKAAN; encoded by the coding sequence ATGTCTGAACGTTTGGAAGCTGGTCAACAACTTGTCAAAAAAACCATGGATCAGGTGATTCAAGAAAAAAAGAGCACTGGAGCCGTTAGCATTCAGGCGAGACAAGAATTCCGCGAATCCTATCAGGAGAGTTATGAAGAAGAATTTGAAGAGGAAACCTTCATCGATCAGCATGGAAATGCAACAACAAAGAGAGTGGAATCTAGCAGTGAAAGCAAAGAACATTCTAAAAGCGCAGACGTCAGAGTTAAAGCGTCCGGACTGAACGCTGAACAAATGAAAGCGCTAACCGACTGCGCGAACGAAGCGGGCCAACTCGCCCTCGATTCTAAAGCAGCAAATTAA